In the Malus domestica chromosome 16, GDT2T_hap1 genome, one interval contains:
- the LOC103403592 gene encoding uncharacterized protein isoform X1 gives MFTLRDKVTQKLSRFFADAPNSPSSSSLPSPLDDNDHPPEARLYSTGGKYLPSYFSCPSVGFGGSTSNKHQSTIVSNGNFESQDETVHRYVECRSPPGENKETENNCENDDDHASGGSTSGSEVFEVAADQQSLQKQLPLLMDDSVFISSDLHEFLLSSLPNIVKGCQWILLYSTAKHGISLRTLIRKSSELSGPCLLIAGDRQGAVFGGLLEGPLKPTSKRKYQGTNQTFVFTTIYGEPRLFRPTGANRYYYMCLNDLLALGGGGNYALCLDGDLLSGTSGSCETFGNLCLAHNGEFELKNVELWGFTHVSRYLT, from the exons ATGTTTACATTGAGAGACAAAGTTACACAGAAGCTCTCACGTTTCTTTGCCGATGCACCCAACTCgccgtcttcttcttctcttccttccCCACTCGACGACAACGATCATCCTCCTGAG GCCAGGCTGTATTCTACAGGGGGTAAATATTTGCCTTCATACTTTTCCTGTCCATCGGTAGGCTTTGGTGGATCCACTTCAAACAAGCATCAATCAACAATTGTTAGTAACGGCAACTTTGAATCCCAAGATGAAACCGTTCATAGATATGTAGAATGTCGTTCCCCACCAGGTGAGAACAAGGAAACAGAAAACAATTGTGAAAACGATGACGACCATGCTTCTGGAGGGAGCACCAGCGGTTCTGAGGTATTTGAAGTAGCAGCTGACCAGCAGAGTCTACAGAAGCAACTACCGCTTCTCATGGATGACTCGGTCTTTATTTCCTCAGACCTGCATGAATTCTTACTGTCATCACTTCCTAATATAGTGAAAGGGTGCCAATGGATTTTGCTGTATAG TACGGCGAAACATGGTATATCACTCCGCACACTTATCCGCAAAAGCTCTGAGCTTTCTGGTCCTTGTTTGCTG ATTGCTGGAGATAGGCAAGGTGCTGTATTTGGTGGACTTCTAGAGGGGCCCTTGAAACCTACGTCAAagagaaaatatcaa GGAACAAACCAAACATTTGTATTCACGACCATATATGGAGAACCAAGGCTGTTTAGGCCAACAG GAGCCAACCGGTATTATTACATGTGTTTGAATGACTTGCTAGCTCTTGGGGGAGGTGGTAACTATGCTCTATGCCTAGATGGAGATTT GTTAAGCGGAACAAGCGGATCATGTGAAACATTTGGGAACTTATGCTTGGCGCATAACGGAGAATTTGAGTTGAAGAATGTTGAG CTTTGGGGTTTTACACACGTGTCACGGTACCTTACATGA
- the LOC103403591 gene encoding pre-mRNA-processing factor 19 → MNCALSGEVPEEPVVSKKSGLLFEKRLIERHISEYGKCPVTGEPLTADDIVPVQTGKIVRPRPAQAASIPGMLGMFQLEWDSLMLANFAMEKQLHTARQELSHALYQHDAACRVIARLKKERDEARSLLAQAERQIPAAQSVVAANASVHSNGTPVADDQQGPGASNIRPGISASILEKMTECNVTLSQQRKMRQISPTLAPVDALERYTLISSHPLHRTSKPGILSIDIQSNKNLIATGGVDTNAVIFDQPSGQIISTLSGHSKKVTSVKFVGRDDMFISGSADKTVRIWQGSDDGNYNCRHILKDHTAEVQAVTVHATGDYFVTASLDSTWCFYNIASGLCLTQVEDASASEGYTSVAFHPDGLILGTGTSEALVKIWDVKGQSNVATFEGHVGAITAIAFSENGYFLATAASDGIKLWDLRKLRNFKKFTPYDVEPTNCVEFDYSGNYLAAAGSDIRIIQTASVKSEWNTIKTFPDMSGTGKATSVKFGPDANYIAVGSMDRNLRIFGLPGVDGAMES, encoded by the exons ATGAACTGCGCAC TATCCGGCGAGGTGCCGGAAGAGCCTGTGGTCTCCAAGAAGTCCGGGTTGCTCTTCGAGAAGCGTTTAATCGAGCGACATATCTCG GAATATGGGAAATGCCCGGTAACCGGTGAACCACTTACCGCTGATGATATCGTTCCAGTTCAAACGGGGAAG ATAGTGAGGCCCCGACCTGCACAAGCTGCTAGTATTCCTGGAATGCTCGGAATGTTCCAGCTT GAATGGGACAGTTTGATGCTAGCCAACTTTGCAATGGAGAAACAACTACATACAGCAAGGCAAGAGTTGAGTCATGCTTTGTATCAG CATGATGCTGCATGCCGTGTTATTGCAAGACTCAAAAAAGAAAGGGACGAAGCAAGGTCATTACTTGCTCAAGCTGAGAGACAAATTCCCGCAGCACAATCAGTAGTTGCAGCAAATGCTTCTGTCCATAGCAATGGAACGCCAG ttgCTGATGACCAGCAGGGACCTGGTGCGAGCAATATACGACCTGGAATATCTGCCAGTATCCTAGAGAAAATGACCGAATGTAATGTAACTCTTTCACAGCAGCGGAAGATGCGGCAG ATATCCCCAACATTAGCTCCAGTTGATGCGTTGGAGAGGTATACTCTGATATCTAGTCATCCTCTTCATAGAACAAGCAAACCAGGAATTTTATCGATTGATATTCAGTCTAACAAG AATCTCATTGCAACTGGAGGGGTTGATACAAATGCTGTAATCTTTGATCAGCCATCAGGGCAAATAATATCTACTCTTAGTGGTCATTCAAAGAAG GTTACAAGCGTGAAATTTGTAGGTCGGGATGATATGTTCATAAGTGGGTCAGCAGACAAG ACAGTTCGCATATGGCAAGGCTCTGATGATGGGAACTATAACTGTAGGCACATTTTGAAGGACCATACTGCTGAG GTGCAAGCTGTTACTGTGCATGCCACTGGGGACTACTTTGTGACTGCTTCTCTTGATAGTACATGGTGCTTTTACAATATTGCCTCTGGGTTATGTCTAACACAG GTTGAGGATGCTTCTGCTTCGGAAGGCTATACATCCGTTGCATTTCATCCTGATGGTCTCATTCTTGGAACTGGCACCTCAGAGGCTCTTGTGAAAATTTGGGATGTAAAGGGTCAG TCAAATGTTGCAACATTTGAGGGACATGTTGGCGCAATAACTGCAATCGCCTTCTCTGAGAATGGTTACTTTCTTGCG ACTGCAGCTAGTGATGGCATTAAGTTGTGGGATCTACGAAAATTGAGGAACTTCAAGAAATTTACTCCCTACGATGTTGAACCAACAAACTGTG TTGAATTTGACTACAGTGGAAATTACCTTGCTGCTGCAGGCTCTGATATAAG AATCATCCAAACAGCTAGCGTCAAAAGTGAATGGAACACTATAAAGACTTTCCCTGACATGTCTGGCACAG GTAAAGCAACAAGTGTGAAGTTTGGACCAGATGCAAATTATATTGCAGTAGGATCTATGGACCGAAACCTTCGCATTTTTGGCCTGCCCGGCGTAGATGGTGCAATGGAGTCCTGA
- the LOC103403592 gene encoding uncharacterized protein isoform X2, with the protein MHPTRRLLLLFLPHSTTTIILLRLYSTGGKYLPSYFSCPSVGFGGSTSNKHQSTIVSNGNFESQDETVHRYVECRSPPGENKETENNCENDDDHASGGSTSGSEVFEVAADQQSLQKQLPLLMDDSVFISSDLHEFLLSSLPNIVKGCQWILLYSTAKHGISLRTLIRKSSELSGPCLLIAGDRQGAVFGGLLEGPLKPTSKRKYQGTNQTFVFTTIYGEPRLFRPTGANRYYYMCLNDLLALGGGGNYALCLDGDLLSGTSGSCETFGNLCLAHNGEFELKNVELWGFTHVSRYLT; encoded by the exons ATGCACCCAACTCgccgtcttcttcttctcttccttccCCACTCGACGACAACGATCATCCTCCTGAG GCTGTATTCTACAGGGGGTAAATATTTGCCTTCATACTTTTCCTGTCCATCGGTAGGCTTTGGTGGATCCACTTCAAACAAGCATCAATCAACAATTGTTAGTAACGGCAACTTTGAATCCCAAGATGAAACCGTTCATAGATATGTAGAATGTCGTTCCCCACCAGGTGAGAACAAGGAAACAGAAAACAATTGTGAAAACGATGACGACCATGCTTCTGGAGGGAGCACCAGCGGTTCTGAGGTATTTGAAGTAGCAGCTGACCAGCAGAGTCTACAGAAGCAACTACCGCTTCTCATGGATGACTCGGTCTTTATTTCCTCAGACCTGCATGAATTCTTACTGTCATCACTTCCTAATATAGTGAAAGGGTGCCAATGGATTTTGCTGTATAG TACGGCGAAACATGGTATATCACTCCGCACACTTATCCGCAAAAGCTCTGAGCTTTCTGGTCCTTGTTTGCTG ATTGCTGGAGATAGGCAAGGTGCTGTATTTGGTGGACTTCTAGAGGGGCCCTTGAAACCTACGTCAAagagaaaatatcaa GGAACAAACCAAACATTTGTATTCACGACCATATATGGAGAACCAAGGCTGTTTAGGCCAACAG GAGCCAACCGGTATTATTACATGTGTTTGAATGACTTGCTAGCTCTTGGGGGAGGTGGTAACTATGCTCTATGCCTAGATGGAGATTT GTTAAGCGGAACAAGCGGATCATGTGAAACATTTGGGAACTTATGCTTGGCGCATAACGGAGAATTTGAGTTGAAGAATGTTGAG CTTTGGGGTTTTACACACGTGTCACGGTACCTTACATGA